One genomic region from Burkholderia latens encodes:
- a CDS encoding LysR substrate-binding domain-containing protein encodes MSQQREAIDTYLLRVLHTLLMERSVTRAAVKLNQSQPAISAALRRLRDITGDPLLVRGKSGMVPTEYGLRLLEPVQNALREIERIKFQQHNFDPATSIRCYRIGCPDYLNVLFVPTVVERFRQAAPNATLEFHSLGPAFDYELALEDGKLDIVVGNWPEPPEQLHLSNLFVDEIVCLMSNTHPFAKRGGLTLDQYLNAPHLAPTPYSVGQRGAIDVHLARERLKRHVVVTLPYFNLAPYVLVKSDLIFTTTRLFADHYAKFLPLSVVPAPLDFPPMQYYQLWHERCHYSDEVRWLRGLVAEATRTLIEA; translated from the coding sequence ATGAGTCAGCAACGCGAGGCGATCGACACGTACCTCTTGCGCGTCTTGCACACCTTGTTGATGGAGCGCAGCGTCACGCGCGCGGCCGTCAAACTGAACCAGTCGCAGCCGGCGATCAGCGCCGCACTGCGGCGCCTGCGCGACATCACCGGCGACCCGCTGCTGGTGCGCGGCAAGTCCGGCATGGTCCCGACCGAATACGGACTGCGCCTGCTCGAGCCGGTGCAGAATGCGCTGCGCGAAATCGAGCGCATCAAGTTTCAACAGCACAATTTCGACCCGGCCACGTCGATCCGCTGCTATCGGATCGGCTGTCCCGACTACCTGAACGTGCTGTTCGTGCCGACGGTCGTCGAACGATTCCGCCAGGCCGCGCCGAATGCGACGCTCGAGTTTCACTCGCTCGGCCCCGCGTTCGACTACGAGCTCGCGCTGGAAGACGGCAAGCTCGACATCGTCGTCGGCAACTGGCCGGAGCCGCCCGAGCAACTGCACCTGTCGAATCTGTTCGTCGACGAAATCGTCTGCCTGATGAGCAATACGCACCCGTTCGCGAAGCGCGGCGGGCTCACGCTCGACCAGTACCTGAACGCGCCGCATCTCGCGCCGACGCCGTACTCGGTCGGCCAGCGCGGCGCGATCGACGTGCACCTCGCGCGCGAACGGCTCAAGCGCCACGTGGTCGTCACGCTGCCGTACTTCAACCTCGCACCGTACGTGCTGGTGAAGTCCGACCTGATCTTCACGACGACGCGCCTGTTCGCCGATCATTACGCGAAGTTCCTGCCGCTGTCGGTCGTGCCGGCCCCGCTCGATTTCCCGCCGATGCAGTACTACCAGCTGTGGCACGAACGCTGCCACTACTCCGACGAAGTGCGCTGGCTGCGCGGCCTCGTCGCGGAAGCGACCCGCACGCTGATCGAGGCGTAA
- a CDS encoding threonine/serine dehydratase translates to MSNEQQGTAHTTIDGEPIPTLDEIAAQHFALSPWVARTPVFERADLPSLEGTHVNFKFELLQASGSFKARGAFTHLLALDEARKNAGVTCVSAGNHAAAVAYAAMRLGSSAKVVMFHTASPTRIAQCKQYRAEVVLAGSASQAFDLVRRIEAEEGRFFIHPFNGYHTILGTATLGYEWATQTPDLDAVIVPIGGGGLAAGMATALRLANPRVHVYGVEPEGADAMSRSFAANHTIKMSAMQTIADSLMAPHTEEYSYQLCRRHVDRIVTVSDDALRAAMLFLFTHLKLSVEPACAAPLAALLGPLRETLQGKRVGILLSGTNTDPATLGMHLAHATRQR, encoded by the coding sequence ATGTCGAACGAACAACAGGGCACTGCCCATACGACGATCGACGGCGAGCCGATCCCGACGCTCGACGAAATCGCCGCGCAGCACTTCGCGTTGTCGCCGTGGGTCGCACGCACGCCGGTGTTCGAGCGCGCCGACCTGCCGTCCCTCGAGGGCACGCACGTCAACTTCAAGTTCGAGCTGCTGCAGGCAAGCGGCAGCTTCAAGGCGCGCGGCGCGTTCACGCACCTGCTCGCGCTCGACGAGGCGCGCAAGAACGCCGGCGTCACCTGCGTGTCGGCGGGCAATCACGCGGCAGCCGTTGCGTATGCGGCGATGCGGCTCGGCAGCAGCGCGAAGGTCGTGATGTTCCATACCGCGAGCCCCACGCGCATCGCGCAGTGCAAGCAGTACCGCGCGGAAGTCGTGCTCGCCGGCAGCGCATCGCAGGCTTTCGACCTCGTGCGGCGCATCGAGGCCGAGGAAGGCCGCTTCTTCATTCATCCGTTCAACGGCTATCACACGATTCTCGGCACCGCGACGCTCGGCTACGAATGGGCGACGCAGACGCCCGATCTCGACGCGGTGATCGTGCCGATCGGCGGCGGCGGCCTCGCGGCCGGCATGGCGACCGCGCTGCGGCTCGCGAATCCGCGCGTGCACGTATATGGCGTCGAACCGGAAGGCGCCGACGCGATGAGCCGCAGCTTTGCGGCGAATCACACGATCAAGATGAGCGCGATGCAAACGATCGCCGATTCGCTGATGGCGCCGCACACCGAGGAATACAGCTACCAGCTGTGCCGGCGCCACGTCGACCGCATCGTCACCGTATCCGACGACGCGTTGCGTGCGGCGATGCTGTTCCTGTTCACGCATCTGAAGCTGTCGGTCGAACCGGCGTGCGCGGCGCCGCTCGCGGCGCTGCTCGGCCCGCTGCGCGAAACGCTGCAGGGCAAGCGGGTCGGCATACTGCTGTCCGGCACGAACACCGATCCGGCGACGCTCGGCATGCATCTCGCGCACGCGACGCGGCAGCGCTGA
- a CDS encoding NAD(P)-dependent oxidoreductase has translation MEVGFCGPGLMGAPMIRHLLAAGHRVSVWNRTRGKAEALEQDGAQVVDTPRELAERVDTVFVCVLDGRAVGDVVFGEHGLLAGDADARRLTRIVDHSSIAPAATRDYAARAAALNVGWIDAPVSGGVPGAQAGTLAVMAGGAAADLDAVRPLIDTYASRITHMGGAGAGQTAKLCNQAIVTATVTAIAEAVGLAQASGIDAARLADALAGGWADSVLLQTFVPRMTSGGHSSIGALATFQKDVDAIADAARDTGAVMPVSATVQQVLRLGAAQGLAGADFAAFIDIVRPGHRRGGA, from the coding sequence GTGGAAGTCGGATTTTGCGGACCGGGATTGATGGGCGCGCCGATGATTCGGCATTTGCTGGCCGCGGGCCATCGGGTCAGCGTATGGAACCGCACGCGCGGCAAGGCCGAAGCGCTGGAACAGGACGGCGCTCAGGTGGTCGATACGCCGCGCGAACTGGCCGAGCGCGTCGATACGGTGTTCGTATGCGTGCTCGACGGCCGTGCGGTTGGCGATGTCGTATTCGGCGAACATGGCCTCCTTGCCGGCGATGCGGATGCGCGCCGGCTGACGCGCATCGTCGACCATTCGAGCATTGCGCCCGCCGCGACGCGCGACTACGCGGCGCGCGCGGCCGCACTGAACGTCGGCTGGATCGATGCGCCGGTGTCGGGCGGTGTGCCCGGCGCGCAAGCAGGCACGCTCGCGGTGATGGCGGGCGGCGCTGCGGCCGACCTCGACGCGGTGCGACCGTTGATCGACACGTACGCGTCACGCATTACGCACATGGGCGGCGCCGGCGCGGGCCAGACCGCGAAGCTGTGCAACCAGGCGATCGTCACCGCGACGGTGACCGCGATCGCCGAGGCGGTCGGGCTCGCGCAGGCAAGCGGCATCGATGCCGCTCGCCTGGCCGATGCACTCGCGGGCGGCTGGGCGGATTCGGTGCTGTTGCAGACGTTCGTGCCGCGGATGACGTCGGGCGGCCACTCGTCGATCGGCGCGCTTGCCACGTTTCAGAAGGACGTCGATGCAATTGCCGACGCGGCGCGGGACACGGGCGCGGTGATGCCGGTATCGGCGACGGTGCAGCAGGTATTGCGGCTGGGGGCGGCGCAAGGACTGGCCGGTGCCGATTTCGCCGCGTTCATCGACATCGTGCGGCCAGGCCACCGGCGCGGCGGGGCGTGA
- a CDS encoding PspA/IM30 family protein, with protein MSLFDSISRTIKGLLNDAADSVQDPSRDARQIVRELDDSIGRAENSLIEIEAQVATQRSKRDAADDKVKKYEDGAKRALQAGDEALAREALAAQANAEAERDALAAELATLEPSVEKLKGQIADMRQRRNDLNARSNILQAKQEIAQAKDVAASALGGIGGKNLSEDFQKLEDKVALQNARSDARLNSADTSSGKALDDKLAALNKGPSVEDRLAALKKQLDTPAQ; from the coding sequence ATGTCGCTTTTCGACTCTATTTCGCGCACGATCAAAGGCCTGCTGAACGACGCGGCCGACTCGGTACAGGATCCGTCGCGCGACGCACGGCAGATCGTGCGGGAGCTCGACGACAGCATCGGCCGCGCCGAGAATTCGCTGATCGAGATCGAAGCACAGGTCGCGACCCAGCGCAGCAAGCGCGATGCAGCCGACGACAAGGTGAAGAAGTACGAGGACGGCGCCAAGCGCGCCCTGCAGGCCGGCGACGAAGCGCTCGCGCGCGAGGCGCTCGCCGCACAGGCTAACGCCGAAGCCGAACGCGACGCGCTCGCGGCCGAACTCGCCACCCTCGAACCGTCGGTCGAGAAGCTGAAGGGGCAGATCGCCGACATGCGTCAGCGCCGCAACGATCTGAACGCACGCTCGAACATCCTGCAGGCGAAGCAGGAAATCGCGCAGGCGAAGGACGTCGCGGCAAGCGCATTGGGCGGCATCGGCGGCAAGAACCTGTCAGAAGACTTCCAGAAGCTCGAGGACAAGGTCGCGCTGCAGAACGCACGCTCGGACGCACGCCTGAATTCGGCCGACACGTCGAGCGGCAAGGCGCTCGACGACAAGCTCGCCGCGCTGAACAAGGGCCCGTCGGTCGAGGACCGCCTCGCCGCGCTGAAGAAGCAGCTCGACACGCCCGCGCAGTAA
- the mscL gene encoding large conductance mechanosensitive channel protein MscL encodes MSIIKEFKEFAVKGNVMDLAVGVIIGGAFSKIVDSVVKDLIMPVIGVLTGGLDFSNKFVLLGTIPPSFKGNPDSFKDLQAAGVAVFGYGSFITVAINFVILAFIIFLMVKFINKLRKPEAAAPAATPEDVLLLREIRDSLKQR; translated from the coding sequence ATGAGCATAATCAAGGAATTCAAGGAGTTCGCCGTCAAAGGCAACGTGATGGATCTCGCCGTCGGCGTGATCATCGGTGGCGCATTCTCGAAGATCGTCGACTCGGTCGTAAAAGACCTGATCATGCCGGTGATCGGCGTACTGACCGGCGGTCTGGATTTCTCGAACAAGTTCGTTCTGCTCGGCACCATCCCGCCGTCGTTCAAGGGTAATCCCGATTCGTTCAAGGACCTGCAGGCCGCGGGCGTCGCCGTCTTCGGCTACGGCTCGTTCATCACCGTGGCGATCAACTTCGTGATCCTGGCGTTCATCATTTTCCTGATGGTGAAATTCATCAACAAGCTGCGCAAGCCGGAAGCAGCCGCACCGGCCGCGACGCCGGAAGACGTGCTGCTGCTGCGCGAGATCCGCGATTCGCTCAAGCAGCGCTGA
- a CDS encoding tetratricopeptide repeat protein — protein sequence MKKSLAALGFSLMLLSSAAFAVPSLQQVEQSIAQRDWQRADTQLSQVIDAHPNNAHARYLYAQVLDREGRASDALAQLQKAKSLDPQLRFTDATRFAQTESRIRADAARIAGTAPAATQSGALQSSLAPTVPPAKHGPSTGMWIGLGLIVAIVALVLRWTLRRARKADDGRADDERRTQLKRATDVLNDIRPLKLDAKLSTAPGAAALTGELEGIENDARTLVETLSNGKNPVPPYRLDELEQRHASVKARVEGRPDPAAQPAATASGSGSVYAQEADRVTGAQGQPYQQPPYPQQPYPPQYPQQQPPVVIQQGGGFGGGMGGLLTGVLLGEAMSGGRERVVERDVIVDDQRRRQESNDPGFDLGRGDDSNWSDGNGGGVDLGSNDDGWTDDNT from the coding sequence ATGAAGAAATCTCTCGCCGCACTTGGCTTCTCGCTGATGCTGCTGTCGTCCGCCGCATTTGCGGTCCCGTCGCTGCAGCAAGTCGAGCAGTCGATCGCACAACGCGACTGGCAGCGCGCCGACACGCAGCTGTCGCAAGTCATCGACGCCCATCCGAACAACGCGCATGCGCGCTACCTGTACGCGCAGGTGCTGGACCGTGAAGGCCGCGCATCCGACGCACTCGCACAGCTGCAGAAAGCGAAGTCGCTCGATCCGCAATTGCGCTTCACCGACGCGACGCGCTTCGCGCAGACCGAATCGCGCATTCGCGCGGATGCCGCGCGCATCGCGGGCACCGCGCCGGCCGCGACACAGAGCGGTGCGTTGCAATCGTCGCTCGCGCCGACGGTGCCGCCGGCTAAACATGGCCCGTCGACCGGCATGTGGATCGGCCTCGGGCTGATCGTCGCGATCGTCGCGCTGGTGCTGCGCTGGACGCTGCGGCGTGCGCGCAAGGCCGACGACGGCCGCGCCGACGACGAACGCCGCACGCAGTTAAAGCGCGCGACCGACGTACTGAACGACATCCGTCCGCTGAAGCTCGATGCGAAGCTGTCGACGGCGCCCGGCGCCGCCGCGCTGACCGGCGAGCTCGAAGGCATCGAGAACGACGCACGTACGCTCGTCGAAACGCTTTCCAACGGGAAGAACCCGGTGCCGCCCTATCGGCTCGACGAACTCGAACAGCGTCATGCGAGCGTGAAGGCGCGCGTCGAAGGGCGGCCCGATCCGGCCGCGCAACCGGCGGCGACTGCAAGCGGCAGCGGCTCCGTGTACGCGCAGGAAGCAGATCGCGTGACCGGCGCGCAAGGCCAGCCGTATCAGCAGCCACCGTACCCGCAACAGCCATATCCGCCGCAGTATCCGCAACAGCAGCCGCCTGTCGTAATCCAGCAAGGCGGTGGTTTCGGTGGCGGCATGGGCGGGCTGCTGACCGGCGTGCTGCTCGGCGAAGCGATGTCCGGCGGCCGCGAGCGCGTGGTCGAACGCGACGTGATCGTCGACGATCAGCGCCGGCGCCAGGAAAGCAACGATCCGGGCTTCGACCTCGGCCGCGGCGACGATTCGAACTGGAGCGACGGCAACGGCGGCGGCGTCGATCTCGGCAGCAACGACGACGGCTGGACCGACGACAACACCTGA
- the argE gene encoding acetylornithine deacetylase encodes MSTLDAPAPSAADQGDASLVSLPWIKQLVSMDTTSRVPNLGLIETVRDALAAQGIESTLTHDSREGWANLFATVPAHDGSTDGGIVLSGHTDVVPVDGQQWDSNPFAPELRDGRLYGRGTCDMKGFIGAALALLPDMQATKLAKPIHFALSYDEEIGCAGAPLLIADLVKRGVKPSGCIVGEPTSMRPIIAHKGINAYRCCVRGHAAHSSLTPKGLNAIEYAARLICHIRDIAERFRAEGPFDALYDVPFTTAQTSTIQGGNAINTVPAECRFDFEFRNLPTLDPEQIFARIEAYAQETLLPQMRREHPNAAIEFSKIAAAPGLDATEQAAITQLVRALTADQDKRKVAYGTEAGLFERAGIPSVVCGPGNIEQAHKPNEYVELAQLAACEQFLRKFIRSMSVDAH; translated from the coding sequence ATGTCCACTCTCGACGCGCCGGCGCCGTCCGCCGCCGACCAAGGCGACGCTTCGCTCGTCAGCCTGCCCTGGATCAAGCAGCTGGTGTCGATGGACACGACGAGCCGCGTGCCGAATCTCGGCCTGATCGAAACGGTGCGCGACGCGCTCGCCGCGCAAGGTATCGAGTCGACGCTCACGCACGATTCGCGCGAAGGCTGGGCGAACCTGTTCGCGACGGTGCCCGCGCACGACGGCTCGACCGACGGCGGCATCGTGCTGTCGGGCCACACCGACGTCGTGCCGGTTGACGGCCAGCAGTGGGACAGCAACCCGTTCGCGCCGGAGCTGCGCGACGGCCGCCTGTACGGCCGCGGCACCTGCGACATGAAAGGCTTCATCGGCGCGGCGCTTGCGCTGCTGCCCGACATGCAGGCGACGAAGCTCGCGAAGCCGATCCATTTCGCGCTGTCCTATGACGAGGAAATCGGCTGCGCGGGCGCACCGCTGCTGATCGCCGATCTCGTCAAGCGCGGCGTGAAGCCGTCCGGCTGCATCGTCGGCGAGCCAACCAGCATGCGGCCGATCATCGCGCACAAGGGCATCAATGCGTACCGCTGCTGCGTGCGCGGCCACGCGGCACACTCGTCGCTGACGCCGAAGGGGTTGAACGCGATCGAATACGCGGCGCGGCTGATCTGCCACATCCGCGACATCGCCGAGCGCTTTCGCGCCGAAGGGCCGTTCGACGCGCTGTACGACGTGCCGTTCACGACCGCGCAGACGAGCACGATCCAGGGCGGCAACGCAATCAACACTGTGCCGGCCGAATGCCGGTTCGACTTCGAATTCCGCAACCTGCCGACGCTCGACCCCGAACAGATCTTCGCGCGCATCGAAGCGTATGCGCAGGAAACGCTGCTGCCGCAGATGCGGCGCGAGCACCCGAACGCGGCGATCGAATTCTCGAAAATCGCCGCGGCGCCGGGGCTCGACGCGACCGAACAGGCCGCAATCACGCAGCTCGTGCGCGCGCTGACGGCCGACCAGGACAAGCGCAAGGTCGCGTACGGCACCGAGGCCGGGCTGTTCGAACGCGCGGGGATCCCGAGCGTCGTCTGCGGGCCCGGCAACATCGAGCAGGCGCACAAGCCGAACGAATACGTCGAGCTCGCGCAGCTCGCCGCATGCGAGCAGTTTCTGCGCAAATTCATCCGCAGCATGTCGGTCGACGCACACTGA
- a CDS encoding penicillin-binding protein 1A yields MPIIKRPSSPSDRNEPHYTLRRSPSGAYYPDDDHGDDRGAQQRRASGSGGRRSFGSRVALWFVGLFATLAVVGALIVGYALVVMAPQLPSLDALTNYQPKVPLRVFSADHVLIGEFGEERRSLVRFQDIPDVMKKAVLAIEDYRFYEHGGVDFLGILRAGVADLMHGGARQGASTITMQVARNFFLSSEKTYTRKIYEMLLAYKIERALTKDQILELYMNQIYLGQRSYGFAAAARVYFGKDLKDITLAEAAMLAGLPKAPSAYNPVVNPKRAKVRQEYILKRMLEIGYITQPQYDQAVKEEIHVRTPGNQYAVHGEYVAEMVRQMMYQQYKDETYTRGLTVTTTINSADQEAAYQAVRRGILDYERRHGYRGPEGSINLPAAGDERDEAIDDALADHPDNGDLQSAVVLSASPSAVDVQFVGGATTTIGPAGLRFVSGALSPRANATLRIKPGSIVRVMKDGKTGWQVVQLPQVEGALVAIAPQDGAIRSLVGGFDFNKSKFNHVTQAWRQPGSSFKPFIYSASLDKGMGPATIINDAPLYFPPSVPGGTAWEPKDDDQPDGPMSMRTALQRSKNLVSIRILASIGTQYAQQYVTQRFGFDPAKTPPYLPMALGAGLVTPLQLAAGYAVFANGGYKVDPYLIAEVDDARGQPLQKAQPVIAGGTAPRTIEGRNAYVMNSLLHTVATAGTGAGTNALGRSDLQGKTGTTNDAKDGWFAGYQQSLVAVAWMGFDQPKTLGSREFGAQLALPIWVNYMRTALNGVPEQQMPMPDGLTTIDGELYYSDRTPGNGFVGSVDINPADNAISANDALGSAGAAGLTPPPVTQQEKQQIMDMFESK; encoded by the coding sequence ATGCCAATTATCAAACGACCGTCTTCTCCTTCCGACCGGAACGAACCTCACTACACGTTGCGCCGTTCGCCGTCGGGCGCCTATTACCCCGATGACGACCACGGCGACGATCGCGGCGCGCAGCAGCGCCGCGCGAGCGGGAGCGGCGGCCGTCGCTCGTTCGGCTCGCGCGTCGCGCTGTGGTTCGTCGGCCTGTTCGCGACGCTCGCGGTCGTCGGCGCGCTGATCGTCGGCTACGCGCTCGTCGTGATGGCGCCGCAACTGCCGTCGCTCGATGCGCTGACCAACTATCAGCCGAAGGTGCCGCTGCGCGTGTTCTCGGCGGATCACGTGCTGATCGGCGAGTTCGGCGAGGAGCGCCGCAGCCTCGTGCGCTTCCAGGACATCCCCGACGTGATGAAGAAAGCGGTGCTCGCGATCGAGGACTATCGCTTCTACGAACACGGCGGCGTCGATTTCCTCGGCATCCTGCGCGCGGGCGTGGCCGACCTGATGCACGGCGGCGCGCGCCAGGGCGCGAGCACGATCACGATGCAGGTCGCGCGCAACTTCTTCCTGTCGAGCGAGAAGACCTACACGCGCAAGATCTACGAAATGCTGCTCGCGTACAAGATCGAGCGCGCGCTGACGAAGGACCAGATTCTCGAGCTGTACATGAACCAGATCTATCTGGGCCAGCGCTCGTACGGCTTCGCGGCCGCAGCGCGCGTGTATTTCGGCAAGGACCTGAAGGACATCACGCTCGCCGAAGCGGCGATGCTCGCGGGGCTGCCGAAGGCGCCGTCCGCGTATAACCCGGTCGTCAATCCGAAGCGCGCGAAGGTGCGCCAGGAGTACATCCTGAAGCGCATGCTCGAAATCGGCTACATCACGCAGCCGCAGTACGACCAGGCTGTGAAGGAAGAGATCCACGTGCGCACGCCGGGCAACCAGTACGCGGTGCACGGCGAATACGTCGCCGAGATGGTGCGGCAGATGATGTACCAGCAGTACAAGGACGAAACCTACACGCGCGGGCTGACCGTCACGACGACGATCAACTCGGCCGACCAGGAAGCGGCATATCAGGCCGTGCGCCGCGGCATTCTCGATTACGAGCGCCGCCATGGCTATCGCGGGCCGGAAGGTTCGATCAACCTGCCGGCGGCCGGAGACGAGCGCGACGAGGCGATCGACGACGCGCTCGCCGATCACCCGGATAACGGCGACCTGCAATCGGCGGTGGTGCTGTCGGCGTCGCCGAGCGCGGTCGACGTGCAGTTCGTCGGCGGCGCGACGACGACGATCGGTCCGGCCGGGCTGCGCTTCGTGTCGGGCGCGCTGAGCCCGCGCGCGAACGCGACGCTGCGCATCAAGCCGGGCTCGATCGTGCGCGTGATGAAGGATGGCAAGACGGGTTGGCAGGTCGTGCAGCTGCCGCAGGTCGAAGGCGCGCTCGTCGCGATCGCGCCGCAGGACGGTGCGATCCGCTCGCTCGTCGGCGGCTTCGATTTCAACAAGAGCAAGTTCAACCATGTGACGCAGGCGTGGCGCCAGCCGGGTTCATCGTTCAAGCCGTTCATCTATTCGGCGTCGCTCGACAAGGGGATGGGGCCGGCGACGATCATCAACGACGCGCCGCTGTACTTCCCGCCGAGCGTGCCGGGCGGCACTGCATGGGAGCCCAAGGACGACGACCAGCCTGACGGACCGATGTCGATGCGCACCGCGCTGCAGCGGTCGAAGAACCTCGTATCGATCCGGATTCTCGCGTCGATCGGCACGCAGTACGCGCAGCAGTACGTGACGCAGCGCTTCGGCTTCGATCCGGCGAAGACCCCGCCGTATCTGCCGATGGCGCTGGGCGCCGGGCTCGTCACGCCGCTGCAGCTCGCGGCCGGCTACGCAGTGTTCGCGAACGGCGGCTACAAGGTCGATCCCTATCTGATCGCGGAGGTGGACGACGCGCGCGGCCAGCCGCTGCAGAAGGCGCAGCCGGTCATCGCAGGCGGCACCGCGCCGCGCACGATCGAAGGGCGCAATGCGTACGTGATGAACAGCCTGCTGCATACGGTCGCGACGGCCGGCACGGGCGCCGGCACCAACGCGCTCGGTCGCAGCGACCTGCAGGGCAAGACCGGTACGACGAACGACGCGAAGGACGGCTGGTTCGCGGGTTACCAGCAGTCGCTCGTCGCGGTCGCATGGATGGGCTTCGACCAGCCGAAGACCCTCGGCAGCCGCGAATTCGGCGCGCAGCTCGCGCTGCCGATCTGGGTGAACTACATGCGCACTGCGCTCAACGGCGTGCCCGAGCAGCAGATGCCGATGCCGGACGGCCTGACGACAATCGACGGCGAGCTGTACTACTCTGACCGCACGCCGGGCAACGGCTTCGTCGGCAGCGTGGACATCAATCCGGCCGACAACGCAATCAGCGCGAACGATGCGCTCGGCTCGGCCGGCGCCGCGGGCCTCACGCCGCCGCCTGTCACGCAGCAGGAGAAGCAGCAGATCATGGACATGTTCGAGAGCAAGTAA
- a CDS encoding 8-oxoguanine deaminase gives MNLEQHAGARAPHPSSSRPKTLLVKHADVLVTMDDARRELRDAGLYIEDNRIVAVGSSAELPDTADEVLDLRGHLVIPGLVNTHHHMYQSLTRAVPAAQNAELFGWLTNLYRIWAHLTPEMIEVSTLTAMAELLQSGCTTSSDHLYIYPNGSRLDDSIGAAHRIGMRFHASRGAMSVGQRDGGLPPDSVVEREPDILRDAQRLIETYHDEGRYAMLRVVVAPCSPFSVSRGLMRDAAVLARDYGVSLHTHLAENANDIAYSRERFGMTPAEYAEDLGWVGHDVWHAHCVQLDDAGIGLFARTGTGVAHCPCSNMRLASGIAPVKKMRLAGVPVGLGVDGSASNDGAQMVAEVRQALLLQRVGFGPDAMTAREALEIATLGGAKVLNRDDIGALKPGMAADFAAFDLRQPLFAGALHDPVAALVFCAPSQTAYTVVNGKVVVREGRVATLDLPPIIERHNALAHALVEASR, from the coding sequence ATGAACCTCGAGCAGCACGCCGGCGCACGCGCGCCGCACCCATCCTCATCCCGCCCGAAAACCCTGCTGGTCAAGCACGCCGACGTGCTCGTGACCATGGACGACGCGCGTCGCGAACTGCGCGATGCCGGGCTGTACATCGAAGACAACCGGATCGTCGCGGTCGGCTCGAGCGCCGAGCTGCCGGACACGGCCGACGAAGTGCTCGACCTGCGCGGCCACCTCGTGATCCCCGGGCTCGTGAACACGCACCACCACATGTACCAGAGCCTCACGCGCGCGGTGCCGGCGGCGCAGAACGCGGAGCTGTTCGGCTGGCTTACGAACCTGTACCGGATCTGGGCGCATCTGACACCGGAGATGATCGAAGTGTCGACGCTGACCGCGATGGCCGAGCTGCTGCAGTCGGGTTGCACGACGTCGAGCGACCATCTGTACATCTATCCGAACGGCAGCCGCCTCGACGACAGCATCGGCGCCGCGCACCGGATCGGCATGCGCTTTCACGCGAGCCGCGGCGCGATGAGTGTCGGCCAGCGCGACGGCGGGCTGCCGCCGGATTCGGTCGTCGAGCGCGAGCCCGACATCCTGCGCGACGCGCAGCGCCTGATCGAGACCTATCACGACGAAGGCCGCTACGCGATGCTGCGTGTGGTCGTTGCGCCGTGCTCGCCGTTTTCGGTGAGCCGCGGCCTGATGCGCGACGCGGCCGTGCTCGCACGCGACTACGGCGTGTCGCTGCACACACATCTGGCCGAGAACGCCAACGACATCGCGTACAGCCGCGAAAGGTTCGGGATGACGCCCGCCGAATACGCGGAAGATCTCGGCTGGGTCGGCCACGACGTGTGGCACGCGCACTGCGTGCAACTCGACGATGCGGGCATCGGGCTGTTCGCGCGCACCGGCACCGGCGTCGCGCATTGTCCGTGCTCGAACATGCGGCTCGCGTCCGGTATCGCGCCGGTGAAGAAAATGCGGCTTGCGGGTGTGCCCGTCGGCCTCGGCGTCGACGGTTCCGCGTCGAACGACGGCGCGCAAATGGTCGCGGAAGTGCGTCAGGCGCTGCTGCTGCAACGGGTCGGCTTCGGGCCCGATGCGATGACTGCACGCGAGGCGCTCGAGATTGCGACGCTCGGCGGCGCGAAGGTGCTGAACCGCGACGACATCGGCGCGCTGAAGCCCGGCATGGCTGCGGACTTCGCCGCATTCGACCTGCGCCAGCCGCTGTTCGCGGGCGCGCTGCACGATCCGGTCGCGGCGCTGGTGTTTTGCGCGCCGTCGCAGACGGCGTACACGGTGGTGAACGGGAAGGTGGTGGTACGTGAAGGGCGCGTCGCGACGCTCGATCTGCCTCCGATCATCGAACGTCACAACGCGCTCGCGCACGCGCTGGTGGAAGCGTCGCGCTGA
- a CDS encoding dodecin, which yields MSDHVYKLIELTGSSRQSCDDAIRNAISKAGKTLHNLHWFQVTETRGHIEGDQVIHWQVTLKVGMRIDD from the coding sequence ATGAGCGACCACGTCTACAAGCTGATCGAACTGACCGGCTCGTCGCGGCAATCGTGCGACGACGCCATCCGCAACGCGATCTCGAAAGCAGGCAAGACGCTGCACAACTTGCACTGGTTCCAGGTGACCGAAACGCGCGGCCACATCGAAGGCGACCAGGTGATCCACTGGCAGGTCACGCTGAAGGTCGGCATGCGCATCGACGACTGA